Proteins encoded together in one Meiothermus sp. QL-1 window:
- the trxA gene encoding thioredoxin — protein MPGENVVACVQCGAKNRLGNPPAGQVPVCGACKKPLPWLVNATQGLTPELQASVPVLVDFWAEWCGPCRLIAPILEELAREYAGRLKIVKLNVDHHPLAQAAYHVQGIPTLILFKNGQPVERIVGAAPKPMLVQRLEPHL, from the coding sequence ATGCCAGGTGAGAATGTTGTCGCTTGCGTTCAGTGTGGTGCCAAGAACCGCCTCGGCAACCCCCCTGCGGGCCAGGTGCCGGTCTGCGGAGCTTGCAAGAAGCCCCTGCCCTGGCTGGTGAACGCCACCCAGGGGCTTACCCCAGAGCTGCAGGCCAGCGTGCCGGTGCTGGTGGACTTCTGGGCGGAGTGGTGCGGTCCTTGCCGGCTCATAGCTCCCATACTGGAGGAGCTGGCCCGGGAGTACGCGGGCCGGCTCAAGATCGTCAAGCTCAACGTGGACCACCACCCCCTGGCCCAGGCCGCCTACCATGTGCAGGGGATTCCCACCCTCATCCTATTCAAAAACGGCCAGCCGGTAGAGCGCATCGTAGGGGCTGCGCCCAAGCCCATGCT